The window GCGCGCGTGATGACCGATGGCGTGACGTTCGAGAAGGCCGGCATCAATCGCTCGGCGGTGATGGGCGAGTTGCCGGCCTCGGCGGCGAAGCGCCTGGGTGGCCAGGGCGCGGCTAACGGTACCACGCACTTTTTCGCCACCGGCGTGAGCCTGGTGGTGCATCCGCGCAGCCCGAAGGTGCCGACGGTGCACCTCAACGTGCGCTACTTCGAGCTCACGGATGAGCACGGTGAGCTGAGGGACAGCTGGTACGGCGGCGGCACCGACCTCACGCCGTTCTACCCGCACGCCGAGGATGCCCGACAGTTCCACTCGGCGCTCAAGGCGATGGCGGACCGGCATCACCCAGCGTTCTATCCCACGCATAAAAAGTGGTGCGACGAATACTTCGTCAACACGCACCGTGAGCACGAAGCCCGCGGCGTCGGTGGGATCTTTTTTGACCACCTCCGCGCTGATGATGCGTCGCATGGCCTCGACTTCGAGACCCTCGGCGCGTACGTCACGGATGTGGCACGCGTGCTGCGACAGGCGTACGAACCCATCGTCGATCGGCGTCGCGATGAGCCGTTCAGCGAGGCGGAGCGCGAGTTCCAGCTCGTGCGCCGCGGGCGTTATGTGGAGTTCAATCTCGTGCACGACCGTGGCACGATCTTCGGCCTCCAGACCAACGCCCGGGTGGAAAGCGTGCTGATGAGCCTTCCACCGCTCGCGATGTGGCAGTACGCCCCGCGTTATTCGCCGGATTCCTTCGAGGCGCGCCTCCTCGAGATGCTCAAGCCTCGCGAGTGGGCCACGGACGCTGCTGGAGTGTGAACCATGCGTGCGATCGCTGACATGATCGGCAATGCCACCCCTTCGCCTTCGGATGCCGGCGATCATCGCTCGGTTGCCGTCGTGGGTGCGGGCATCACCGGGCTGGTCGCGGCTTACGAGCTGCGCCGCCGTGGTGTGAATGTCACGCTCTACGAAGCCAGCCCCATTTCGGGTGGCTCGATCCGGACGTCGCACGCCGATGGCTTTCTCGCCGAGCACGGGCCGAACTCGTTCGTGACGTCAGCGCCGGTGGATGCGCTGCTGCAGCAGCTCCGCCTGCAGGATGACGTCGTGGAAGCGAATCCGGGGGCGAACCGTCGTTATCTCGTGCGCGATGGCGCGCTGCTCCCCTTCCCGATGACGCCGCCGGCGATGCTCTCCACGCGGTTGCTCAGCGTCAAGGCGAAGCTGCGCATTCTGCTCGAGCCGCTGGTGAAGGCGCGCCGCGATGTCGGCGATGAATCGGTCGCGAGCTTCGTGCGCCGCCGCATGGGTCACGAAGTCCTCGACTACACGGTCGATCCGTTCATCTCCGGCATCTTTGCCGGTGATCCGGAGACGCTGAGCATGGCGCACGCGTTTCCGCGCGTGCTCGAGCTCGAGCGCCAGTACGGGTCGCTGTCCAAGGGGCTGATGGCGCAGCGCAAGCAGCCGGTGGTGGAAGATGTTGCGCCGGCCGTCCACGACGGCCCGGTGAGCGCCTCGCCGCCGCCGCGTGCGCGCCTGATTTCGTTCATCGATGGCATGCAGACGCTCACCGACACGCTGGAAGCGTCGCTCGGCAGCACGGTGCGCCTGGGCTGCCCGGTGAGCCTGGTGCACCGCGAAGAGTCGCGGTGGGTGGTGGATGCCGGCGCCGATGGCGCCGAGCAGACCCGCCGCGTGGACGCGGTGGTCATGGCGACGCCGGCGCACATTCTCGCCGCGATGGAACTGCCGGCCGCGCTGCGCAAGTTCTCGGCGGCGATCGAGCGCGTGGAGTACCCGCCGGTGAGCACGGTGACGCTCGGCTTCCGCCGAGCCGATGTCGCACACCCGCTCGATGGCTTTGGTGTGCTCATCCCCGCCGTGGAGCGCCGCAACATTCTCGGCGTGCTCTTCAACTCGTCGCTCTTCCCGAGCCGCGCGCCGGATGGCTACGTCGCCCTCACCTGCTTCGTGGGCGGGGCCCGCATGCCGGAGCGCGCGCGTGAAGACACCGACCTGCTGCTCGAGCGCGTGCTGCTCGACCTGCGCCAGCTGCTCGGCGTGCGCGGCGAGCCGGTGTTTGCGAAGCACGTGTACTGGCCGCGCGCGATCCCGCAGTACACGGTCGGCTACCAGGCCGTGAAGGACGCCGCCGATTCGACCGAACGGCAGAACCCCGGGTTGTATCTGGCGGGGAACTACCGCAACGGCGTGTCCGTGGGCGACTGCGTGGCGAGCGGGATGCAGGTGGCGGAGCGGGTGGCGGCGTATTTGACGAGGGCGGGCTGACGGGACCGTTGAGGAGACGGCGGAAGCCTGTACGGCGGAAGCTGGACCGCGGAAGCTGGACTACGAAACCTCATCGGATGGCGGCGCTATGCGCCGCCATTTTCCGTTTACGTCCCGGTGTTCAGCTTCCGCCGTCTAGCTTCCGTCGTCCAGCTTCCGCCGTACAGGCTTCCGCCGTCCCAATACGCGCGCCACCTTCCGTCATGACTCTCGATCTTCTAGCCGTCGCTCCCCACCGCGACGACGCCGAGCTCACCTGCGGTGGCACGCTCATCAAGGCGGTTGACGCCGGCAAGCGGGTGGGGATTCTGGATCTGACGCAGGGCGAGATGGGCACGCGCGGCTCGGCCGCGCTGCGCGAATCCGAGGCGGCCAATGCCTCGCGACTGATGGGCCTCGTGGTGCGCGAGAACCTCGGGCTCCCCGACGCGGGGATTCGCAATGATGACGACACGCGCGCCAGACTCGTGCAGCGCATTCGCGCGCTCCGCCCGCGCGTGGTGATCGCGCCAGCACTCAACGGTCGGCACCCCGATCATCGACGCACCACCGAGCTCGTGCGCGACGCCTGCTTCCTCGCCGGGCTCGCCAAGTACGCGCCGGGGGAGCATCCCGCCTTCCGCCCGTTCAAGCTGCTGCACGTGCTGACGTACCGCGAGGACGCCGTGAAGCCCACCTTCGTGGTGGACATCACCGCGCAGTTCGAACGGAAGCTGGCCGCGGTGCAGTGCTACGGATCGCAGTTCGACGGCGCGATCCAGGCCGGCGAAGTCTACCCGAACGGCGAACCCCTCTACGACATCGTCCGCCATCAGGCGGCGCGGTATGGATCGCTCATCCGCGTGCAGTACGGCGAGCCGTTTTATACGGAGGAAACGATGGCGGTGGAGGAGGTGACGGGGTTGGGGGTGTCGACGTTTTAGGCAGGTGGACTGCGGATACAGCGGAAGCCTGTGCGGCGGAAGCTGGACTGCGGAAGCTGGACAACGAGAACCGCGGTTACCCGATGTCCAGCTCCCGCAGTCCAGCTTCCGCCGTGCGGGCTTCCGTAGTATCCGCGGTTCATAGCCATCCAGCGCCCCCACCCGTAACTTCGTCGCCATGACCGACATCGACTACGGTTCCTATCTCCGTCTCAACGAACTGCTGGCGCTGCAGACGCCGCAGTCGAGCCCGGAGCATCCGGACGAGCTGCTGTTCATCGTGGTGCATCAGGCGAGCGAGCTGTGGTTCAAGGTGCTGCGCCATGAGATGGACACGCTCATCACCGCGCTGGAGGGGTTCGATACCATGCGCGCGCTGCTGGCGGTGCAGCGGGTGAACGTGCTCACCGAGATCGTGGCGCAGCAGCTCTCGTCGCTCGATACGCTGCCACCGCAGCGGTTCGCGCAGTTTCGTGGCTATCTCGGCTCGAGCAGCGGCTCGCAGAGCAATCAGTTCCGGGCCATCGAGGCCACGGCGGGGCTGCGCGATCCGCACTTCATGCAGGCGATCAGCGATCATGGCGATCCGCCGCCCGAAGTCGTGGCCGCATTGGCGCGCCCCACGCTGCAGTCGCTCGTACTGGCGCTCATCGCACACGAAGGGGTGCAGCTCGAGGATCTCTATCTCGGGCCCAGCCCCACCCCGCTCTTCCTGTTGGTCGAGGGGCTGCTGGAGTTCGAGCAGCGCTTCGCGCGGTGGCGTTTTGGCCACGTGCAGCTGGTCGAGCGCATCATCGGCATCGGCACCGGGGGCACCGGGGGCACGCTTGGCGCGAAGTACCTGTCGCGCACGGTCTCGCAGAAGTTCTTCCCCGAGCTCTGGGCCGTCCGCACGAAGTTCTATGGCAAGCCCTCTGCGTGACATCTCGATTCCGCTGAGCGCGGCAACCCCGGAGTGGCCGGGGGATCAGCCGTTCTCGTGTGGGTGGACGCTGCGGCGTGAGGGCGGCGAGAGTGTCAATCTCGCGGCCGTGACCACCAGTCTGCACGTGGGGACGCACGCCGATGCGCCGCTGCACGTGGAGAGCGCCTGGGGGGCGTCGGAGGCCTTGGATGTGCGCGCCTTTGTGGGGCCGTGCGTCGTGATTGAGGTCCCGGTGTCGCACAACATCCACGCGGATCTCGACGTGAGCACGATCGCGTCGCTCGTCGGTGAGACGCCGGTGCCTCGCGTGCTCCTGCGCACCGGGCACACCATCGCCCACGGCGCCTTCCCCGACGATTGGCCGTGTCTCACGCCCGACGCGGCCAGTTGGCTCGTGGCGCACGGCGTGTGCCTGTGGGGCGTGGATGCGCCCAGCGTAGACCGACGGCACAGCAAGACGCTCGAGGTGCATCATGCGCTGCTGGGGGCCGGTGCGTTCGTCCTCGAGAATCTCGATCTGCGCGGCGTACCGGTCGGGCGCTACGAACTCATCGCGCCGCCGCTCGCGGTGCACGGCGCCGACGCGGCGCCGGTGCGAGCGTTACTCCGCCCGCTCGCGTAGCGCGGCGACCTTCGCGTCGATCGCCGGCGGAATCGCCAGGGTATCGGCGATGGCGGCGATGCCCTCGGCTTCGGCCCACGCGCGCTCCAATTCGGCCAGTTCCCCCTCAAGCGCCCGACGTTCGGCATCTTCATGCAGCGCCATTTCCAGCGCCAGTCGCGCCGGTGCCGGAATGAAGTTGATGTCGCCCATGTCGCCCCACGTCGCTTGCGCGGACCAGGTGCGACGCATGCTCGTGGCCCAGCGGGGAAAGTCTTCGACCGTGCGCACCTGCTCCAGCATCTGCACCGCTTCGCTGACGCGCGCCGGTGAGGCGCCGGCGCGGTTGATGCGCGGCAGATACTCCCGAAGCACGGGCAGCGCGTCCCGCTCGTACAGCTGCAGCACGCCTTGCTGGTTCTTCCCTTCGCCGAAGACCGACCAGCGCACGGGCCCCCGCGCGTCACCCGCGGCGCGCTTCATGGCGTAGCCGATCTCGATCCCCCAGCGGCCGCTCCCCGACTCGATGAGCCGCGGCTGACCGAAGGGAATGAACCGCCCGCCATCGGGGAGCGGCCGCTCGTGGCCCGGGCGCCCGACATTGTTCAGGATCGTGATCATGTTGACCATGTGGATGATCGGCATCACCAGGCTCACCCCCGCTCCCAGCGCGGCACCACCGGCGATCGCGGCCCCTGCTCCCACCGCGATCCCAGCGCCGGTCAGGATCGTCTTGGTGCGTCGCCGTCCGAACTGATCGCCATAGCGCCACGCGGCAAACTCCGGACGGAGCGGTTCCCCAATGCGCACCAACTCAGTGCCGTCACGCAAACGCGCGAGGCCGATCTGATCTGTACTGGCCCGCACGCGCGTGTCGCGAAAGAGTCGCTCGGCCTGTTCGATCGCCTCCCATCGGGCATCGAACGGCGTGAGATTCCAACGCTCACAGTCCCGGCACACGACCCACAGGCGACCGCGCTTGGCGTCGAACGCGACGCGCCGACCGATGGGCAGCGCTTCCAACGCCTCGTTCCCAGGGAGCTTGGCTCGGCAGTGAATGCACGAGCGATACATGACGACATCGCTCACCCGCGCGCCTCGCGATCGCCGGCACCGATGCGCAGTTCGCTCAATCGTGATTCGATCTGCGCCGGCGTGAACAGGTTGTCGGCGATCTTGGCGATCTCCTCGGCTTCACGCCACGCCGCTTCGAGCGAGGCGAGCTCGCCCTCCATCGCGCGCCGCTCCTGTTCTTCGTGCAGTGCCATCTCGATGGCGAGGCGTTCGCGCACGTCGAGCGTATGCAGCGAGCCGCGGAGCTTCTTCACCACCGAGCGCTTGTTGTTGCCCCAACCGCTGCCGTGTCCCCAGATCTCGTCGCCCGACACCCAGCCGTGGCGCTGCTGCACCTTCCAGAGCACCTGATACGGGTCACCCGCTTCCTCCAACAGCCCCACGGCGTCCTGCACCTTCTCGCGCGAGCCACCAAAGCGATTCACCGTGGGCATGATGCGCGCGGCGATACGCATCGCCTCCTCGCCGGTCACCAACGTCGAACCATCGACATGTTCGAGGCGCAGCTGCAGCGGCCCCTCCGGCGCCGAACGCACCAGGGTGCTCATGCGCGCGTGGCGGCGCTGCACGTCGACGAGCTTGCCGTCAGGGAGCCGAACGTGCCCGATGGACTTGCCGGGGCGCCCGTTGATGAGCGAGTCCCAGATCATCCCGTTCGAGTACACGCCCGCGAACGACCCGATCTGCACCCCGATCGCCACCATGCCGCCCAGAATGGCGGCGGCGCTGCCCACCACGGCTCCGGTCACCAGCATCTGCCGTTTCCGGCGCCGCCCGAACTGGTCGCCGTACCGCCACGCCGCCATCTCGGGGCGTTGCGGCTCGCCGATCCGGATGAGGTCCACCCCCTCCTTGAGGCGCGCCAGGCCCACGTTATCGGTGCTGACCCGCAGGCGGGTATCCCGGAACCGCCGTTCCATGGCTTCGATGGCCTCCCAGCGCTCGTCGAGCGGGGAGAGGTTCCAGCGGTCACAGGCCCGGCAAATCACCCACAGGCGCCCCAGGCGGCCGTCAAACGCCAGGCGGGACCCCACCGGGAACGTTTCGAAGGCTTCATTGGCGCCGAGGGGCGCCGTGCAATGGATGCAGGTGGTGAACATGAGCGGGGGTCTTCGCTAATTTTAAGGGATGACCACCACGGCCGCGCCCCAGCCCATCTACCTCGATCACGCCGCCACCACGCCCATCCGGGACGAGGTGCTGGCGGCCATGACGCCCTTCTTTGGCGCCCGGTTCGGCAACCCTAGCAGTGTGCACCGCTGGGGGCGGGATGCCCGGGTGGCGCTCGACGAAGCCCGCGAACGCGTGGCGGCCTGCCTGGGCGCGAACGCCGACGAGATCTGCTTTACCTCGGGAGGCACCGAGGGCGACAACTTTGCCGTTCTTGGCGTCTGTCGCACGCTGCGCGCGACTGGCCGCACGGCAGCCATCACGACGCCCATCGAGCACAAGGCGGTGCTCGCCGCGGTGCATCAGGCGGCGCATGAAGGCGGCGAAGAGCGACTCGTGCGCGTCGATGCCAACGGGCTGGTGGACGCGGCGCACTATGCCGCACTGCTCGACCACCGGGTGGCGATCGCCAGCATCATGTGGGTGAACAACGAAGTCGGCGTGGTGCAGGACGTCCCCGCGCTCGCCGCGCAGGCCAAGGCCGCTGGCGCCGTGTTCCACACCGATGCGGTGCAGGCGTTCGGCAAGGTGAACGTGGACGCGCGCGCCGTGCCCTTCGACCTCGCGACCATTTCCGGCCACAAGCTCGGGGCGCCGAAGGGCATTGGCGCGCTCTACATCCGCCGCAACACGCCGCTCGAGCCGATGTTCCATGGTGGCTCGCAGGATCGCGGTCGTCGCCCGGGCACCGAGAACGTGGCGTTTGCGGTGGGGCTCGCCACCGCGTGTGAGCTGACGCTCGCCGAGCACGCCGCTGAGCACGCGCGCCTGTCGCAGCTGCGCGACTCGTTCGAGGCGATGCTGCGCGCGCGGGTGCCCGATGCGGTCTTCCACGCGAGCGGTGTCGCGCGCGCCCCGCATGTGTCGAACGTGTCGATTCCGGGCACCAACAGCGAATCGATGCTCATGGCGCTCGACCTGCGCGGCATTGCCTGCAGCGCGGGCTCGGCGTGTCAGAGCGGCAGTGTGTCGGCGTCGCATGTGCTGTCGGCCATGGGCGTCTCCGACGAACTCGCCAATGCGGCGCTGCGCCTGTCGTTCGGCGCGCTCAGCACCGAGGCCGAACTGCCACGTATCGTGGACACACTCGCGATGCTCGCCGAGAAGGCGCGGGCCCCCAAGGCGGCGCCGGTCTTCGAGACGGTGGAGTTCTAGCACCGCATGGCCGCGACCCTGATGCCCCCCAAGGGGGCGCGCGTGCTCGTGGCCATGAGCGGCGGTGTGGACTCCTCCGTCGCCGCTGCCCTGCTGGTGGAGCACGGCTGCGAGGTGGTCGGCGTCACCATGAAGCTGCACGGCGATGGCGCCGAGGTGCCCGACCGCCCCTGCTGCTCGCTCGATGCCACCAGCGACGCGCGTCGCGTCTGCGAGAAGCTCGGCATTCCGCACTACGTGACCAATCTGGTGGACCACTTTGGCCACGACGTGCTCGCCGACTTCGTGAACGAGTACGCCCGCGGCCGCACGCCCATTCCCTGCGTGCGCTGCAACACGTTCACGAAGTTTCGCGACCTGCTCGCCAAGGCCGATGCGATCGACGCGCCGTACATGGCCACCGGTCACTACGCGCGCATCGCGCGCGCGGATGGTCAGGCGGTCCTGTTGCGCGGCGAAGATGACAGCAAGGACCAGAGCTACTTCCTCTGGGGCATCGACCGCCACGTCCTCGACCGGCTCGTGCTCCCCATCGGCACGCAGACCAAGGCCGAGACGCGCGAGATCGCGCGCCGGTTCGGGCTGCGGACCGCCGAGAAGATCGAAAGCCAGGACATCTGCTTCGTGCCCGATGGCGATCATGTGCGCGTGATTGCCGAACAGCTCGGTGCCGACGCGCCGGCGCTGCAGCGCGGGCCGATTCGTCTCGAGAACGGCGACGTGATCGGCGAGCACGAGGGCTTTGCCCGCTTCACGATCGGTCAGCGGAAGGGGCTGCCCGGCGGCTTTGCTGCGCCGATGTTCGTCGTGGCCATTCACCCCGAGGAGCGCGCCGTGGTCATCGGCCCGCGTGACGCGCTGCTGGGACGTGGGCTTGAGGCGCGCGAACTGAACTGGCTCTACGAGCGCCCCAAGGTTGGCGACGCCGTGCGCGTGCAGGTGCGCAATCGTGCGAAGCCGTCACCGGCCACCATCGTGGCCATCGACGACGCCCATGTGGAGCTCGCGCTCGAGGAGCCGATCCAGGCCATCTCGCCCGGGCAGAGCCTCGTGCTCTACGACGGTCCGGTGGTCCTCGGCGGCGGGGTGATCGAGCGCGGGATGCGCGAGAAGCCGGGTCGGCGCCTGCCGATTCTGGCGGCTTAAGCGGCGCCTGGCTGTTCGGCCGGTGGCGAGGTCATCACCGCCACCACCATATCGCTCGTGACGTTCAAGAGTGTCTTGAACATGTCGGGGAGCGTATCGAGTGCGATCATGATGCCGACCGCTTCCACCGGCAGCCCGATGGCCGTGTACACCGGCACCTGCAACAGCTGGCCGCCACTCGGAATACCGGGCGTGCTGAAGCTCAGCACCACGCCCGCGAGCGCCACGATGGCCAACTGCCCTTCACTGAGCGGCAGCCCGTACAACTTGGACGTGAAGTACGCGCCCACCGCCCAGTAGATCCCGCTGTTCAGCTTGAACACCGACGCGCACAGCGGCAGGACAAAGCCGGTGGCCGTGGCGGGCAGCTTGAGTACATCAGTCGCTCCCTTCACCATGGCCGGCAGGGCGGCGAGCGAGCTGCGCGAACCCACCCCCACCATTTGTGCCGGCAGCGCCGCGCGAGCGAAGCGTGCGAGTGGCACCCGCCGCGTCACCGCGATCACACCGTAGCACGCGATCACCGGTACCACGAGCAGCGTGATCAGCGTCAGGAAGTAGAAGCCGATCGCGCCGAGCGCCGCGGTGCCGAGCTTTTCGCCGAGCACCAGCGCGAGGCAGAAGATGCCGATGCCGGCGAGTGCGAGCAGCCAGCGCACCACGATGAGCATGGTGTCGGCCATGCCACGAAAGAACGCCAGCTGCGCCTTCTTGGGCTCGGCGTTGACGCGCGACAGGGCGAACGCATACAGCAGCGTGAAGAGCACCACCGGCAGCAGCGTCCCGTCGGCGGCGGCCTTCACGGGATTGAGCGGAATGAGCGACAGGAACCACGTGCGCGCCGAGAGCGCGTCGCCGGCGGGGACATCGATGTGCGCACTCGCCCTGAGCCGCTCGGACGCCGCCGGGTCCACGGTGAAACCGCCCCACCACAGTTTGGCCGCGAGCGCCGAAAAGATGGCGCACGCGACCAACATGCCAAGCATCCAGGCAAAGGCGCGCGCGCCGACGCGCCCGGTGGTCCGCGCGTCGTCACCACCGGCGACGCCCACGATGAGCAGCGGCACCACCAGTGGAATGACCGTCATCCGCACGGCGTTGATCCACGCTGTGCCGATGGTGTCGAGCACGGCGACCACCGACTTCACCGCCGCCGAAGGATCGGTATCGCGCGACAGCGCCATACCGATGGCGAGGCCGGCGACCAGCCCCATCGACACCTGGACTCCCTGGGATCTGACGGCGGCGCGCACGGCGCCCGGGGCGGGTTGCGACATGGCGGCGAAGCTACGCCGCCGCACGGCCGGTCGCTACTTGGCGGCCTCGCCCTCGACGGTCGGCCGGTAGCTCCCGAAATGCCACTCGTGCCCCTCGGGATCGCGCACACTCCACTCACGGGCGCCGTAGCTGGTGTCGTAGGGCGCGCGGACCACCGTCGCCCCGGCCGCCACCGCCCGCTCGAACGCGGCGTCGATGTCCCCAGTGACGCCGTAGCAGAGCGTCGCATTGCGCGCCGGCAGGTCCAGCGGGCTCACCCAGCCGAGTTCGGGCTTGCTGTTCCCGAGCATCAGGATCTCGCTGCCGAGCGCGAGCTCGACATGCTGCGGGATGCCGTGCTCGTCCCGATAGACCACGTGCTCGGTGAAGCCGAACGCCCGCCCGAGAAACGCAATGGCGGCGTCGGCGTCGCGGTACGACAGACAGGGATAACACTTGTAGGCGTGCAGCATGCGGGCTCCTCTCGTGACGGTGGTGTTCCTCGGAGGGTAGTCGCTAGATGGTCACCCGACTTGAACGTTTTTTCGTCGGATACATCGATGGGCCTGCCCTGCGGAGCTACGGAGTTCCGGTGCAACGGAGGCGTCAGGTATCGATGCCACGTCCCCGCCCCTCCGCTTCGCCGCCCCTCCGCAGGTCAGGCCCGGCTGATCCGCTCACGCGCTATCGCTCGGCGTTCGGCAACGCGATCGACACCCGCCGCGCCCACGTTGACGGCGCCTCACCGGCATAGCGGTGGAACGCGCGGGTGAGATGCGCATGATCGGCATACCCACACGCCGCTGCGATGTGGCTCCACGACGGCGCGCCCGGACGTCGTGCCAATTGCACGGCGTGCTCGAAGCGCAGAATGCCCGCCAATCGCTTGGGGGTGAATCCGGTGGCCTCGCGCATGGCGGCCCCGAGCCGCGCGGCGCTCCAGCCGGTGTCGTGCTGCAGCTGCTCGATACGGACCTGGCCACGCGTCTCGACCAGCGTGCGATACGCCTGCTGCACCGCGCGCGCGGTGACCGGCGTGCGTGCGAGACGCGCGAGGAGAAAGGCGTCGATCAGGCGCACGCGTTCGGCGAAGGTGGCGGCGTTGCCCAGATGCTCGGTGAACGCCCGTCCGCTCGCGCCGAGCGCGTCGTCGATCCCGCACGATTGGTTGGCGAGCCGCGCCATCGGGATGCCCAGCACGCGTTGCGCCGCGAGCGGCGTGAGATTCACCTGGACCGCGTCGGCGCTCGTGGCGCCGGTGACGTCCACCCACGTGTCGTAGACGCCCGCCGTGAACGACGCGCGCTGCGCCGTCGGGTGCGCGGGGGAGGCGATGGTGTACGCGGCGTCGAAGTTCACGATGAGCGGCACGATCGCGGCCGCGCATTCTCGGCGCACGGTGGGGGCGACGCTCTGCTCGCGCCACGCGACATACGCGCCCACGACATGCTCGCGCAGACGCGCGTCGGGGAGTGCCTGCTCCACCTCCCACCAGCCGCCATCCCACTGCTGCCGGTGGACCGCCACGGACTAGAACCCGAAGCCGGTGGACCAGGTGATGATGCGGCGGCTGCTCTTGAGCCCCACCGGATCGGCACCGACCCGTGTGTACAACCCCAGTTCCCCACCGAGGCCAAGGATGGGCCACACATGGAGCGAGCCACCCACGTACGTGCGCTTCGCGCTCGCCTTGAGCGGATCGTCGAAGGTGCGCAGGACGCCCGCGGTGAGCGAGGCCCCGCTGCCGAAGTGGCCCAGTGAATTCGCCACGCCCACGTTGAAGCCGGCACCGCCCAGCCCGACCTTGGCCGCGCCCAGAATGCACCAGTCACTCGTGGCGGACTCGCGCACGTACCCCATGCCGTAGGCGAGCGCCCACTTGAGCGGCGCCCCATACGTGAGCCCGCCCATGCACTGATCGAACTCCCACGTCACGGTGGGAGTGCGCGCGCTGTCGCTCGCCGCCCGACGCGGCAGGACCTGCGCCCCGAGCGCCTGGCTCGAGACACTCAAGGCCATACCGAACGCGGCCGCGAACGTACGCGCGTGCGCCATCAGTACTTCAACCCGCTCGCTTCCGCGAAATCCCGCATCGCCTTCTCCTGCGCTTCGCTGAGCGTCTCCGGAACGGTGATGGTGATCTCCACGAGGAGATCGCCCTTGCTGCCGTCTTTCTCGATGCCCTGCC of the Gemmatimonadaceae bacterium genome contains:
- the hemF gene encoding oxygen-dependent coproporphyrinogen oxidase produces the protein MSGGTSVTAAPTSRRAEATRWIAGLHDELTSFFGRLDRGGTFTEDRWERPGGGGGVARVMTDGVTFEKAGINRSAVMGELPASAAKRLGGQGAANGTTHFFATGVSLVVHPRSPKVPTVHLNVRYFELTDEHGELRDSWYGGGTDLTPFYPHAEDARQFHSALKAMADRHHPAFYPTHKKWCDEYFVNTHREHEARGVGGIFFDHLRADDASHGLDFETLGAYVTDVARVLRQAYEPIVDRRRDEPFSEAEREFQLVRRGRYVEFNLVHDRGTIFGLQTNARVESVLMSLPPLAMWQYAPRYSPDSFEARLLEMLKPREWATDAAGV
- the hemG gene encoding protoporphyrinogen oxidase, whose protein sequence is MRAIADMIGNATPSPSDAGDHRSVAVVGAGITGLVAAYELRRRGVNVTLYEASPISGGSIRTSHADGFLAEHGPNSFVTSAPVDALLQQLRLQDDVVEANPGANRRYLVRDGALLPFPMTPPAMLSTRLLSVKAKLRILLEPLVKARRDVGDESVASFVRRRMGHEVLDYTVDPFISGIFAGDPETLSMAHAFPRVLELERQYGSLSKGLMAQRKQPVVEDVAPAVHDGPVSASPPPRARLISFIDGMQTLTDTLEASLGSTVRLGCPVSLVHREESRWVVDAGADGAEQTRRVDAVVMATPAHILAAMELPAALRKFSAAIERVEYPPVSTVTLGFRRADVAHPLDGFGVLIPAVERRNILGVLFNSSLFPSRAPDGYVALTCFVGGARMPERAREDTDLLLERVLLDLRQLLGVRGEPVFAKHVYWPRAIPQYTVGYQAVKDAADSTERQNPGLYLAGNYRNGVSVGDCVASGMQVAERVAAYLTRAG
- the bshB1 gene encoding bacillithiol biosynthesis deacetylase BshB1 — its product is MTLDLLAVAPHRDDAELTCGGTLIKAVDAGKRVGILDLTQGEMGTRGSAALRESEAANASRLMGLVVRENLGLPDAGIRNDDDTRARLVQRIRALRPRVVIAPALNGRHPDHRRTTELVRDACFLAGLAKYAPGEHPAFRPFKLLHVLTYREDAVKPTFVVDITAQFERKLAAVQCYGSQFDGAIQAGEVYPNGEPLYDIVRHQAARYGSLIRVQYGEPFYTEETMAVEEVTGLGVSTF
- a CDS encoding cyclase family protein, encoding MASPLRDISIPLSAATPEWPGDQPFSCGWTLRREGGESVNLAAVTTSLHVGTHADAPLHVESAWGASEALDVRAFVGPCVVIEVPVSHNIHADLDVSTIASLVGETPVPRVLLRTGHTIAHGAFPDDWPCLTPDAASWLVAHGVCLWGVDAPSVDRRHSKTLEVHHALLGAGAFVLENLDLRGVPVGRYELIAPPLAVHGADAAPVRALLRPLA
- a CDS encoding cysteine desulfurase, producing MTTTAAPQPIYLDHAATTPIRDEVLAAMTPFFGARFGNPSSVHRWGRDARVALDEARERVAACLGANADEICFTSGGTEGDNFAVLGVCRTLRATGRTAAITTPIEHKAVLAAVHQAAHEGGEERLVRVDANGLVDAAHYAALLDHRVAIASIMWVNNEVGVVQDVPALAAQAKAAGAVFHTDAVQAFGKVNVDARAVPFDLATISGHKLGAPKGIGALYIRRNTPLEPMFHGGSQDRGRRPGTENVAFAVGLATACELTLAEHAAEHARLSQLRDSFEAMLRARVPDAVFHASGVARAPHVSNVSIPGTNSESMLMALDLRGIACSAGSACQSGSVSASHVLSAMGVSDELANAALRLSFGALSTEAELPRIVDTLAMLAEKARAPKAAPVFETVEF
- the mnmA gene encoding tRNA 2-thiouridine(34) synthase MnmA, with product MAATLMPPKGARVLVAMSGGVDSSVAAALLVEHGCEVVGVTMKLHGDGAEVPDRPCCSLDATSDARRVCEKLGIPHYVTNLVDHFGHDVLADFVNEYARGRTPIPCVRCNTFTKFRDLLAKADAIDAPYMATGHYARIARADGQAVLLRGEDDSKDQSYFLWGIDRHVLDRLVLPIGTQTKAETREIARRFGLRTAEKIESQDICFVPDGDHVRVIAEQLGADAPALQRGPIRLENGDVIGEHEGFARFTIGQRKGLPGGFAAPMFVVAIHPEERAVVIGPRDALLGRGLEARELNWLYERPKVGDAVRVQVRNRAKPSPATIVAIDDAHVELALEEPIQAISPGQSLVLYDGPVVLGGGVIERGMREKPGRRLPILAA
- a CDS encoding dicarboxylate/amino acid:cation symporter, with amino-acid sequence MSQPAPGAVRAAVRSQGVQVSMGLVAGLAIGMALSRDTDPSAAVKSVVAVLDTIGTAWINAVRMTVIPLVVPLLIVGVAGGDDARTTGRVGARAFAWMLGMLVACAIFSALAAKLWWGGFTVDPAASERLRASAHIDVPAGDALSARTWFLSLIPLNPVKAAADGTLLPVVLFTLLYAFALSRVNAEPKKAQLAFFRGMADTMLIVVRWLLALAGIGIFCLALVLGEKLGTAALGAIGFYFLTLITLLVVPVIACYGVIAVTRRVPLARFARAALPAQMVGVGSRSSLAALPAMVKGATDVLKLPATATGFVLPLCASVFKLNSGIYWAVGAYFTSKLYGLPLSEGQLAIVALAGVVLSFSTPGIPSGGQLLQVPVYTAIGLPVEAVGIMIALDTLPDMFKTLLNVTSDMVVAVMTSPPAEQPGAA
- a CDS encoding VOC family protein yields the protein MLHAYKCYPCLSYRDADAAIAFLGRAFGFTEHVVYRDEHGIPQHVELALGSEILMLGNSKPELGWVSPLDLPARNATLCYGVTGDIDAAFERAVAAGATVVRAPYDTSYGAREWSVRDPEGHEWHFGSYRPTVEGEAAK